GTCCAGCATTCACACCATTCATCCAAGAAGGAGCTTCAAAGAGAGGTTCTTTCATGCCAAGAAACGACTGGAAGCTTTCAATTTCGCTATTGTGAGGGGCCACAATCGGCGGCATTCGATAACTCACTTTCTCTATTGTACTATTTTCCTGCCCTGCGCTGTCAATCGTAACGTTGGGACGTACAAAAACAGTCTCATAACCTGCTCCGCGGAAAGCAAAAACTGAACCCAGAAAACCAATTATAACAATGATTGAAAAGAGAGTAAATTCAATCAGCTTCTGTTGCTTACGATCCGCCTTCTCTTTACTGGAAAAATTCACGGTCCGCAGCAGATACATCAGCCCTGCCGCAAATCCTACTGCGAAGAAGGATTCACCTAGTGCAGCCAATGTTACGTGAATCTTAAGATAGTTCGATTGAAGGGATGGAATCAACGGCTGAATCTCTTGTGGAAATACAGCGGCGTATGCCATCACAATAATACTAATTGGAACTGCAAAAAGACCGAGAATAACCTTGCGATAGATGGCAAACATCACTGTAAAGGCTACCATAACCATCATGGATAAGAAAGTCATGAACTCATACATGTTGCTGACTGGAATATGTCCTGAACCAGACCAGCGCGTAAAGAAATAGATGAGATGAAAGATAAGACCTATAGAAGAAACAATAAAAGCTATTTTACCCCAGCGAGCAGTATGTTCCTCTGGCTTGCGGCCCGACCACTTGCGACCCATGATAGCGATAGTGAATAACATAAACGAACCGCTGTATAATAAGAATGCGGCAATAAAGACAGCGCTGCTGATATCGAGCAAGCTCATGTAAGGCCTCCTCCATTATCTAATGATTTTTCATCGACTACCATATCTACTTTTTCTAAAATAGAAACGATCTCACGGCGAAAACCGAACCAGTTCTTGT
The window above is part of the Paenibacillus sp. FSL K6-0276 genome. Proteins encoded here:
- the ccsA gene encoding cytochrome c biogenesis protein CcsA, which codes for MSLLDISSAVFIAAFLLYSGSFMLFTIAIMGRKWSGRKPEEHTARWGKIAFIVSSIGLIFHLIYFFTRWSGSGHIPVSNMYEFMTFLSMMVMVAFTVMFAIYRKVILGLFAVPISIIVMAYAAVFPQEIQPLIPSLQSNYLKIHVTLAALGESFFAVGFAAGLMYLLRTVNFSSKEKADRKQQKLIEFTLFSIIVIIGFLGSVFAFRGAGYETVFVRPNVTIDSAGQENSTIEKVSYRMPPIVAPHNSEIESFQSFLGMKEPLFEAPSWMNGVNAGRKFNTVIWSILSGLLLYGVLRLIVRKPLGTAIHPVMDGIDEGDLDEITYRAIAIGFPIFTLGALIFAMIWAQIAWGRFWGWDPKEVWALVTWLFYSAYLHLRLARGWQGRKSAWLAVLGFLVVMFTLVGVNLVIAGLHSYAGTD